The Acidimicrobiales bacterium DNA window CCGCACTCCGCCTGGGCCCAGCTCGGTTTGCTTCCGGTCGAGCTCGTGCTCCTATGCGCCGGCTTGGCCTTAACCGAAACCCTGGTGGCCAAGATGAGGATCCTGCTCGCACCCCGCCTTCTGGCGGTGGCCGCCGCCGCGGCTGTGCTGGGGGTCGTGGCGCGGGAAACGGGGGTCCGGTGACCGGCCCGCTGGCCTGGCTGCTGGTGTTCCTCGCCCTGGCCATCGTCTTCGTGCGACGTCGCTCTATCGCGGTCGGCTTGGTGACCGCTCAGGCGCTGGTGCTGGCCGGCATCGCTTTCAACCAGGCTGGCACGGGCAGCGAGGTGATCGCCTCCGTCGCCCTGGTCACCCGCGCTGTGGCTCTGGGCGCGCTGTTCCTCCTAGTGGTGGCCCGCAGCCGGGAGGCCCAGCCGGTGCGGGCCCGCGTGGGACCGGCCGTGCGGGCTGGGATGGCCGTGGCCTTGATACTGGCCCTGACCGGCCTGGTCCCGCATCTCGGTTTGACCTCGCGCGCCGACGAGCGCGCCGTGCTGGCCCTGTTGGCGGCCGGGCTGATCTGTACCGCGACTCGACGGGCCACCCTGTTCCAAGTCCTGGGCATCGTGCTGGTCGAGAACGGCCTGGCTCTCGCCGCTCTCGAGTTCCCGCGCACGTCGCCACTGGTCATCGAGCTGGGCGTCACCCTGGACCTGACCTTGATCGCGTTCGTGGCCACCCTCTTCCATCTGCGCATCTACGCCGAGTTCGGCGCGGGCGACAGCGGCGTCCTGCGGAGCCTCCGTGACACTTAGGCAGATTCTGGCGGTAGCCGTCGTCGACCTGCCCCTCCTTATCACGGTCGCGGTCGCGGTTGCGCCGGTCCGATGGGTCACCAAGTTGTCGATAACCGGTGCCGTCGCGACCGGGGTCATCGGCCTGACCCTCACCTGGGTTGCTGTGAAGGACGCCGCCCATCCGATCGCCGGAACCTGGCTTGTCATAGACGCCGGCGGCGCCTTGCTCCTCGGCGTCATCTCGGCTGTAGGCCTGGCCAGCATCGTGATGTCCGGGCCCTTCCTCAGCGGAGTGCGGCACTCCTTCGTCGGCGAGGAGCACCGCGTTCGCTTCTACTACGTCGTGTTGTTTCTCTTCTGGGCCCTGCTGCTAGCGGTACCGCTCGCTGGCAACCTGGCCGCCGCCTGGTTGCTCATCGAAGCGACGACAGCCGCCTCGGCGCTGCTCGTCGGCTTCAACGGCCGGCGCCACGCGCTCGAAGCCGGTTGGAAGTATCTCATCCTCACCTCGCTCGGGCTAGGGGTGGCCTTGCTGGGGGTAGCCATCCTGACTGCGGGTGTCCGAGGCAGCGGCGTCGACGGTCTCGCTTGGCGGCGCTTGGCGAGCTTCGGGTCGGGGTCGGCGACCGCCCTCTCGGCCTATCTGCTGCTGATCGTCGGGCTGGCCGCCAAGATCGGTTGGGCGCCGGTGCACAACTGGCTGCCGGACGCTCACTCGGAGGCGCCCCCTCCGGTCTCGGCCCTCCTCTCGGCCGCCCTGCTGCCCGCAGTGTTGCTGGTCGCCTGGCGCTGCGAGCGCGCCCTGGCCCCGATCGTCGGCATCCACACCACGCAGCGGATCTTGATCGGATTCGGGCTGCTGTCGCTCGCCGTGGCCGTGCCGTTCCTCTGGCGGCCGATGCCGCTCAAGCGGCTGCTCGCCTACTCCAGTCTGGAGCACCTGGGCGTCATCGCCATTGGAGTCGGCTTCGGCACCCCGCTCGCCCTGGCGGGCGTGGCCGTCCACATCGCCGGGCACGCGGTGGCCAAGTCGCTGGGCTTCTTCACGGCCACTCCGCTCATCGCTCACGAACCCCGCGCCGCCCAGCACTTCGTCACCGGCATCGGCCGCACCGCACCCGTGCTGGGCAGCACCATGGGTCTGTCGCTAGGCGCCCTGTCCGGGCTGCCACCTTCGCCACTGTTCGTGAGCGAGGTGCTCATCCTGGCCGGGGGATTCGAGTCCGGCCGCTCCTGGGCCGCGGCGGTGGCGGCCGTCCTGCTGGCCCTGGGCTTTTTGGGACTGGCCCACACCACCATCGAAACCGTGATCGGGGAGGAGCACCATCGCCACCGCAACGCCTTGCCGGGCATGGGTCGGGTGACCGCCCTGGGCGGGCTGTCGCTGGTGCTTCTGCTCGGACTCACCGCGCTGGGACCCTGGCTGCCCTCGAGCGCCTTCGTGAGCGCCCTGGCCCGAGGCTTGCCATGACCACCGCGGCCATGACCGGGTACCGCGCCGAGATCGAGGCCGCCCTCGCCTCGGGGTGGCGGGCCCGCAACCTATACGCGACCGGCGGTGGGCGCACCGTCCGCGTGTTGCTCACTGCCCCCGACGGGCGGAACCAGCTCACCGCCGTCGACGCTGACCGGGACGGCGCCGTACCGTCGATCGTCGACCTGGCGCCCGGCCTGGCCTGGGATGAACGCGAAGCCCACGACCTCCACGGCGTCGCCTTCTCAGGCCACGAACCCCTCCGTCCCTTAATCGATCATTCGGCCGCGCTGAAGGCCTGGACGGTTGCGGTGCACGGCCACGACCCCTACCAGGTCGCGGTGGGCCCCATCCACGCGGGCGTTATCGAATCCGGCCACTTCCGCTT harbors:
- a CDS encoding proton-conducting transporter membrane subunit, whose product is MTLRQILAVAVVDLPLLITVAVAVAPVRWVTKLSITGAVATGVIGLTLTWVAVKDAAHPIAGTWLVIDAGGALLLGVISAVGLASIVMSGPFLSGVRHSFVGEEHRVRFYYVVLFLFWALLLAVPLAGNLAAAWLLIEATTAASALLVGFNGRRHALEAGWKYLILTSLGLGVALLGVAILTAGVRGSGVDGLAWRRLASFGSGSATALSAYLLLIVGLAAKIGWAPVHNWLPDAHSEAPPPVSALLSAALLPAVLLVAWRCERALAPIVGIHTTQRILIGFGLLSLAVAVPFLWRPMPLKRLLAYSSLEHLGVIAIGVGFGTPLALAGVAVHIAGHAVAKSLGFFTATPLIAHEPRAAQHFVTGIGRTAPVLGSTMGLSLGALSGLPPSPLFVSEVLILAGGFESGRSWAAAVAAVLLALGFLGLAHTTIETVIGEEHHRHRNALPGMGRVTALGGLSLVLLLGLTALGPWLPSSAFVSALARGLP